A window from Neoarius graeffei isolate fNeoGra1 chromosome 14, fNeoGra1.pri, whole genome shotgun sequence encodes these proteins:
- the rpp30 gene encoding ribonuclease P protein subunit p30, producing MSVFMDLNIIAISDKKKLQNMIETAAHLGYSTVAINYVVEPHQNKQKIPQPLSVSELCEKLPIVQGKSRPIKVLNRLTVVATDSSHFRPSKNFDILAVYPKTAKLFHAACMTNDVDIISIAANEKQSFHFKRASVNGAIERGVFFEISYTAAIRDSTMKKYTIANAISLVNICKGKNVIMSSGAETPLELRGPYDITNLGLVFSLSEGDAKAAVSTNCRSVVLHAETRSTKLGILHVKKKSQPPSEQPEEETPALKRAKTETL from the exons ATGTCAGTATTTATGGATTTAAATATAATCGCTATCAGCGACAAGAAAAAGCTGCAAAACATGATCGAGACAGCTGCTCACC TTGGCTACTCTACAGTTGCAATAAATTATGTAGTGGAGCCACATCAGAATAAACAG AAAATTCCTCAGCCATTATCTGTTTCAGAATTGTGTGAAAAACTCCCCATAGTACAG GGTAAATCCAGACCCATTAAAGTGCTGAACCGGTTGACTGTGGTGGCCACAGACTCCTCTCACTTT AGACCGTCCAAGAACTTTGACATTTTGGCTGTGTATCCCAAAACAGCGAAACTCTTCCAT GCTGCCTGCATGACAAATGATGTTGACATCATCTCCATAGCAGCGAATGAAAAACAGTCTTTCCACTTCAAACGGGCATCAGTAAATGGG GCAATCGAAAGGGGAGTATTTTTTGAGATAAGCTACACAGCGGCCATCAGAGACTCCACCATGAAGAAATACACAATCGCAAATGCCATCAGCCTGGTGAATATATGCAAGGGAAAG AATGTCATCATGTCAAGTGGAGCAGAGACA CCTCTTGAGTTGCGTGGCCCATATGACATCACCAATCT TGGGCTCGTGTTTAGCCTCTCTGAAGGGGACGCCAAAGCTGCAGTCTCCACAAACTGCCGATCTGTTGTACTGCATGCAG AGACTCGTTCGACAAAGCTGGGTATTCTTCACGTGAAGAAGAAGAGCCAACCACCCAGTGAGCAGCCAGAGGAAGAAACTCCAGCCTTAAAGAGGGCCAAAACTGAAACACTTTAG